Proteins from one Microbacterium proteolyticum genomic window:
- a CDS encoding 5-(carboxyamino)imidazole ribonucleotide synthase, which produces MALRVGVVGGGQLARMMIAPAEELGIDIRVLAETEGMSAGLAATAVGDYRDAETVLRFAREVDVLTFDHEHVPQDVLAALVDAGVAVHPGPAPLAVAQDKLVMRARMAELGMPQPDWAAVSDAAQLQDFLDAHGGRAVVKTPRGGYDGKGVRVVSAAIEADDWFAALAEDAHGGALLAEELVDFTRELAQQVARRPSGEVRAYPLVATTQRDGVCAEVIAPAPRAGERLERAAAAIGVAVAEGLGVTGMLAVELFETTDERVLINELAMRPHNSGHWTQDGAVTSQFEQHLRAVLDLPLGSTDATAPWTVMVNILGGPAEGGLTERFAPAMAAHTTAKIHTYGKDPRPGRKVGHVNVAGDDLDDVVYEGRAAAAFFD; this is translated from the coding sequence ATGGCGCTGCGAGTCGGAGTGGTCGGTGGCGGACAGCTGGCGCGGATGATGATCGCGCCGGCCGAGGAGCTCGGGATCGACATCCGTGTCCTCGCCGAGACCGAGGGCATGTCGGCGGGGCTCGCCGCCACCGCCGTGGGCGACTACCGCGACGCCGAGACCGTGCTCCGCTTCGCGCGTGAGGTGGACGTGCTCACCTTCGACCACGAGCACGTGCCGCAGGACGTGCTGGCCGCCCTCGTGGACGCCGGCGTCGCGGTCCACCCGGGCCCCGCCCCGCTGGCCGTCGCGCAGGACAAGCTCGTCATGCGCGCGCGCATGGCCGAGCTCGGGATGCCGCAGCCCGACTGGGCCGCCGTCTCGGATGCCGCGCAGCTCCAGGACTTCCTCGACGCCCACGGCGGACGCGCCGTCGTGAAGACCCCCCGCGGCGGGTACGACGGCAAGGGCGTGCGCGTGGTCTCGGCCGCGATCGAGGCCGACGATTGGTTCGCCGCGCTCGCCGAGGACGCCCACGGCGGGGCGCTCCTGGCCGAAGAGCTCGTCGACTTCACGCGCGAACTCGCGCAGCAGGTCGCGCGTCGTCCGTCGGGCGAGGTGCGGGCGTATCCCCTCGTGGCGACGACGCAGCGCGACGGCGTGTGCGCCGAGGTGATCGCGCCCGCTCCGCGTGCGGGGGAGCGGCTCGAGCGCGCGGCCGCCGCGATCGGCGTCGCCGTCGCCGAAGGGCTCGGGGTGACCGGCATGCTCGCCGTCGAGCTGTTCGAGACCACCGACGAGCGCGTCCTCATCAACGAACTCGCCATGCGGCCCCACAACAGCGGCCACTGGACGCAGGACGGTGCCGTCACCAGCCAGTTCGAGCAGCATCTGCGCGCCGTGCTCGACCTTCCGCTCGGATCGACGGATGCCACGGCTCCGTGGACCGTCATGGTCAACATCCTCGGCGGGCCCGCCGAGGGCGGGCTGACCGAGCGCTTCGCACCCGCGATGGCCGCGCACACGACCGCGAAGATCCACACGTACGGCAAGGACCCGCGTCCGGGGCGCAAGGTCGGGCACGTCAATGTCGCCGGCGACGACCTGGACGACGTCGTCTACGAGGGCCGCGCGGCGGCGGCATTCTTCGACTGA
- the purE gene encoding 5-(carboxyamino)imidazole ribonucleotide mutase → MGSDSDWRVMSDASQVLTEFGIPHEVEVVSAHRTPDKLIRYGREARERGLRAIIAGAGGAAHLPGMLASVTALPVIGVPVQLATLDGLDSLLSIVQMPAGIPVATVSINGAKNAGLLAARILGAADVALGDRVEGYAADLESQVEEKNRRLKESL, encoded by the coding sequence ATGGGCTCCGACTCCGACTGGCGCGTGATGAGCGACGCCTCGCAGGTGCTCACCGAATTCGGCATCCCCCACGAGGTGGAGGTCGTCTCGGCTCACCGCACGCCCGACAAGCTCATCCGCTACGGCCGCGAGGCGCGGGAGCGCGGGCTGCGCGCGATCATCGCCGGCGCGGGTGGCGCCGCCCACCTCCCGGGGATGCTCGCCTCCGTCACTGCGCTCCCGGTCATCGGCGTCCCCGTCCAGCTGGCCACGCTCGACGGTCTCGACTCGCTGCTCAGCATCGTGCAGATGCCCGCCGGGATCCCCGTCGCGACGGTGTCGATCAACGGCGCGAAGAACGCAGGGCTCCTCGCCGCGCGCATCCTCGGTGCCGCCGACGTCGCCCTCGGCGACCGCGTCGAGGGCTACGCCGCCGATCTCGAATCCCAGGTGGAGGAGAAGAACCGCCGCCTCAAGGAGTCGTTGTGA
- a CDS encoding LCP family protein, with product MSVAAPPRPRARPSLTESRPLRHPDASSREVMTRRGWWLVVLNVLIPGSAQILAGNRRLGRFGLGATLFLWTALVLTAVAALLWPSGLFALATGSFIPDFLSWFRWVPLTLVQVVLVGYIVLWIVLTIDTLRLVRLVRTGPVARWIMTVVSVGLLVLTGSGAAWAAQAAGTTRDAFATIFAESAPVVPPSDGYYNILLLGADSGEGRDSMRFDSISVVSINASTGAVTITGIPRDMPNFPFAPGPMQDKYPDGHQGKYDPTCGWGSGINQLRTEVEVCQDGNALYPDAEANGSEPGIEATKDAAEGILGIQIPYYVLIDMKGFADVVDALGGVDINVQERLPKGGPAYDGQPVDDWAFGWIEPGQQHMDGDTAQWYARSRYTTSDFDRMRRQRELQEAILAQFTPQNVLQHFQQVAAAGTNILETDLPQGLIAPTLVDLALKAKGQPVTTIELTPEGGVDEFDPDYAQVQQIVRDKLHPPTETESPAP from the coding sequence GTGAGCGTCGCCGCCCCGCCGCGGCCGCGCGCCCGCCCATCGCTGACGGAGTCCCGGCCCCTGCGTCACCCGGACGCGTCGTCGCGCGAGGTCATGACGCGGCGCGGGTGGTGGCTCGTCGTGCTCAACGTGCTCATCCCCGGGTCGGCGCAGATCCTCGCGGGCAACCGTCGCCTGGGCCGATTCGGCCTGGGCGCCACGCTCTTCCTCTGGACGGCCCTCGTCCTCACGGCGGTGGCGGCGCTGCTCTGGCCGAGCGGTCTCTTCGCCCTCGCGACGGGCTCGTTCATCCCCGACTTCCTGTCATGGTTCCGGTGGGTTCCGCTCACCCTGGTGCAGGTCGTCCTCGTCGGCTACATCGTCCTGTGGATCGTGCTCACGATCGACACCCTGCGGCTGGTGCGACTCGTGCGGACGGGGCCCGTGGCCCGGTGGATCATGACGGTCGTGTCGGTGGGGCTGCTCGTCCTCACCGGCTCGGGTGCCGCGTGGGCCGCCCAGGCCGCCGGGACGACGAGGGATGCCTTCGCGACGATCTTCGCCGAATCGGCGCCCGTCGTCCCGCCGTCCGACGGCTATTACAACATCCTCCTCCTGGGTGCCGACTCGGGTGAGGGACGCGACTCGATGCGGTTCGACTCCATCTCCGTGGTCTCGATCAACGCCTCCACGGGAGCGGTGACCATCACCGGCATCCCGCGCGACATGCCGAACTTCCCCTTCGCCCCCGGGCCCATGCAGGACAAGTACCCGGACGGACACCAGGGCAAGTACGACCCGACCTGCGGCTGGGGCAGTGGCATCAACCAGCTCCGCACCGAGGTCGAGGTGTGCCAGGACGGCAACGCCCTCTACCCCGACGCCGAGGCCAACGGCTCCGAACCGGGCATCGAGGCGACCAAGGATGCCGCCGAGGGCATCCTCGGCATCCAGATCCCGTATTACGTGCTGATCGACATGAAGGGCTTCGCCGACGTCGTCGACGCGCTCGGCGGCGTCGACATCAACGTCCAGGAGCGCCTGCCCAAGGGCGGGCCCGCGTACGACGGCCAGCCGGTGGACGACTGGGCCTTCGGCTGGATCGAGCCCGGTCAGCAGCACATGGACGGAGACACCGCCCAGTGGTACGCCCGTTCGCGGTACACCACGAGCGATTTCGACCGCATGCGTCGCCAGCGCGAGTTGCAGGAGGCGATCCTCGCGCAGTTCACCCCGCAGAACGTCCTCCAGCACTTCCAGCAGGTGGCCGCCGCGGGGACGAACATCCTCGAGACCGACCTTCCGCAGGGTCTCATCGCCCCGACGCTGGTCGACCTCGCGCTGAAGGCCAAGGGACAGCCGGTCACGACGATCGAACTGACCCCCGAGGGCGGCGTCGACGAGTTCGACCCGGACTACGCGCAGGTGCAGCAGATCGTGCGCGACAAGCTCCACCCCCCGACCGAAACGGAGAGCCCCGCGCCGTGA
- a CDS encoding glycosyltransferase — protein sequence MTVTLRVVLDQLVAPTSRDLAEASASLAQALVDTAPRGCDVAAITPAPGLPDDAGVTGLSAETRLSMRRRELAASWQLGVAPGIGRGLIHSPTALAPLVRHDRVNETHQIVVTLWDLRAWETPDELPRAEVLGTRALLSRIGKHADAVVVPSHAMAERLAEVAKAKLVAKVRVIGGAPAAGFRAPSDAVGRLRALDLPSSFVALAGGAAASDGLADAFAALASEWDGDVVVLDVPEGEEPAVVELASAAGVPEARVHARGALDQWDRAAVLSHAVAFIAASTRTDWPWRAVDALALSVPIVARDTAVHREVLADAAAFATESGLGAAVARALGEDAERLRVLAGDRAKGFAWAASADRVWALHAEL from the coding sequence GTGACCGTCACCCTTCGCGTCGTCCTCGACCAGCTCGTCGCGCCGACCTCCCGCGATCTCGCGGAAGCCTCGGCGTCACTCGCCCAGGCCCTCGTCGACACCGCCCCGCGCGGCTGCGACGTCGCGGCCATCACCCCCGCGCCGGGTCTCCCCGACGACGCGGGCGTCACGGGTCTGAGCGCCGAGACGCGCCTGTCGATGCGTCGACGCGAACTGGCGGCATCCTGGCAGCTCGGGGTGGCGCCCGGCATCGGTCGCGGGCTCATCCACTCGCCGACCGCGCTCGCCCCGCTCGTCCGGCACGACCGTGTCAACGAGACGCACCAGATCGTCGTCACGCTGTGGGACCTCCGCGCGTGGGAGACGCCGGACGAGCTGCCCCGGGCCGAGGTCCTCGGCACCCGAGCGCTGCTGTCGCGCATCGGCAAGCACGCCGATGCCGTCGTCGTGCCCTCGCACGCCATGGCCGAGCGCCTGGCGGAGGTGGCCAAGGCCAAGCTCGTCGCGAAGGTGCGCGTGATCGGCGGGGCACCGGCGGCCGGGTTCCGTGCGCCCTCTGATGCCGTCGGCCGTCTCCGCGCGCTCGACCTGCCCTCCTCGTTCGTTGCCCTGGCCGGCGGCGCCGCCGCCTCGGACGGCCTCGCGGACGCCTTCGCGGCCCTGGCGTCGGAGTGGGACGGCGACGTCGTGGTGCTGGACGTCCCGGAGGGGGAGGAGCCGGCCGTCGTCGAGCTCGCGTCCGCCGCGGGGGTGCCCGAGGCGCGCGTCCACGCGCGCGGTGCTCTGGACCAGTGGGACCGCGCCGCGGTGCTCTCCCACGCGGTCGCGTTCATCGCGGCGAGCACCCGGACCGACTGGCCGTGGCGGGCCGTGGACGCGCTCGCCCTCTCCGTCCCGATCGTCGCGCGCGACACCGCGGTCCACCGCGAAGTACTCGCCGACGCGGCCGCCTTCGCCACGGAGAGCGGACTCGGCGCCGCCGTCGCGCGCGCTCTCGGAGAGGATGCCGAGCGTCTGCGCGTGCTCGCCGGTGATCGCGCGAAGGGCTTCGCGTGGGCGGCGTCCGCCGACCGCGTCTGGGCTCTGCACGCCGAACTCTAG
- a CDS encoding glycosyltransferase, which produces MTARVGIVVRTRRRPDFLRRALADIAAQSYSDRGVVVVNDGGDPAEVESVVAEAGGTADVLHIPPGEGGRCIAANAGVRAAATELVVLHDDDDRWHPDFLARTVEWLDTHSGDAAVSVSTEIVYEEEREGRWVEVGRAPFWAGMQRISLGEMLSVNRAVPISVLYRAAVHEEAGWYDESLEAVEDWDFYLRVLARAGFGFVAGEPLAYWTQRPDATGIAANSMFALADAHARDDALVRDRALEQWTRREGDGLPLYLAAQQQQLIAHLEELSTRQSERLRAEIRDDLRREIDAHQPLWSRLRRLRRRVGRG; this is translated from the coding sequence ATGACCGCGCGCGTCGGAATCGTCGTCCGCACCCGACGACGTCCCGACTTCCTCCGTCGGGCCCTGGCCGACATCGCCGCCCAGTCGTACTCCGACCGGGGCGTCGTCGTCGTGAACGACGGGGGCGATCCGGCCGAGGTCGAGTCGGTCGTGGCAGAGGCGGGGGGCACCGCCGACGTCCTGCACATCCCGCCGGGGGAGGGTGGGCGGTGCATCGCCGCGAACGCCGGCGTGCGCGCGGCGGCGACTGAGCTGGTGGTCCTCCACGACGACGACGACCGGTGGCATCCGGACTTCCTCGCCCGCACCGTGGAGTGGCTCGATACGCACTCCGGGGATGCCGCGGTGTCGGTGAGCACCGAGATCGTCTACGAAGAGGAGCGCGAGGGGCGGTGGGTCGAGGTCGGTCGCGCCCCGTTCTGGGCGGGGATGCAGCGGATCTCGCTGGGCGAGATGCTCAGCGTCAATCGTGCGGTGCCCATCTCCGTCCTCTATCGGGCGGCGGTCCACGAAGAAGCGGGCTGGTATGACGAGTCGCTGGAGGCCGTGGAGGACTGGGACTTCTATCTCCGCGTGCTCGCCCGGGCCGGATTCGGCTTCGTCGCGGGCGAGCCCCTCGCCTACTGGACACAGCGACCGGATGCCACGGGCATCGCCGCCAACAGCATGTTCGCGCTCGCCGACGCGCACGCTCGCGACGATGCGCTGGTGCGCGATCGGGCGCTCGAGCAGTGGACGCGACGGGAGGGAGACGGGCTGCCGCTCTACCTCGCCGCCCAGCAGCAGCAGCTCATCGCCCACCTCGAAGAGCTGTCGACGCGGCAGTCGGAGCGGCTGCGCGCCGAGATCCGCGACGACCTGCGACGCGAGATCGATGCGCATCAGCCGCTGTGGTCGCGCCTGCGACGCCTCCGGCGCCGGGTCGGCCGCGGCTGA